In the Thermogemmatispora onikobensis genome, TCTACGCTGGTCCCTTGGGCTATCTTGTCCCCAAAGCCGACGGCAGCGTCTTTGTCGGGGCCACCTCCGAGCGGCGCGGCTTCGACAAGACGCCGACCGCCGCGGGCCTGGCCCAATTGCTCACTGTCGTGCGCCGTGTGGCCCCAGCTCTAGAGGAAGCCGCCGTTGAACGCACCTGGGCCGGCCTACGCCCCGTCTCTGTGGATGGCCTGCCCTTCATCGGCGAAGCGCCCAGCAGCCCCGGCCTCTGGCTGGCCGTCGGGCACGGGCGCGTCGGCGCCATCACTGGACCTGTCACCGGCTTCCTCATCGCCGAACTCATCCAGGGGCGGCCCGTCCCCTACGAACTGGACCTGCGCCCCTTTGCGCCCGAGCGTCTCGGGGCCTGGCGCCGCCGCCTGACTCCCCTCAGCGCCGCCGGGGCCGGCGATCGCCAGCTCGAATTGTTCAGCCAGCCTCCCGAAGCCGTCGCCGTAGAAGAAGAGAGGAGAGAACGACCATGACAGAGGATCTGCTCACCATTGGCTCGCGGACCTTCCGCTCCCGCCTCCTCCTGGGCACGGGCAAGTACCGCAGCTTCGAAGAGATGCAGCAGAGCCTGGAGGCCAGTGGCACCGAGGTCGTCACCGTGGCCCTGCGCCGCCTGGATCTCTCACGTCCGGGACAGCCAACGCTGCTCGACTATCTCGATACCGAGCGCTACACTATCCTGCCGAACACCGCCGGCTGCAAGACCGCCGAGGAGGCCATTCAGATCGCTCACCTGGCGGCGGCGATGGGCCTGCCGCGCTGGGTCAAGCTAGAGGTCATACCCGATCCCGACTATCTGCTGCCCGACCCCGTTGCTACTCTGGAAGCCACGCGCCAGCTCGTCAAAGAGGGCTTCGAAGTCCTGCCTTACATCAACGCCGACCCCGTCCTGGCCCGGCTCCTCCAGGATGCCGGCGCCGTCACCGTCATG is a window encoding:
- a CDS encoding thiazole synthase, giving the protein MTEDLLTIGSRTFRSRLLLGTGKYRSFEEMQQSLEASGTEVVTVALRRLDLSRPGQPTLLDYLDTERYTILPNTAGCKTAEEAIQIAHLAAAMGLPRWVKLEVIPDPDYLLPDPVATLEATRQLVKEGFEVLPYINADPVLARLLQDAGAVTVMPLGSPIGSGQGLLNLPQIQIIIEQARVPVIVDAGIGAPSDAALAMELGAAACLINTAVAQAGNPVLMARAMKLAIEAGRAAFLAGRIPRRPQAVASSPLTGLVGSLS